A single genomic interval of Oxyura jamaicensis isolate SHBP4307 breed ruddy duck chromosome 26, BPBGC_Ojam_1.0, whole genome shotgun sequence harbors:
- the ELK4 gene encoding ETS domain-containing protein Elk-4, with product MDSAITLWQFLLQLLQEPQNKNIISWTSNDGEFKLLQAEEVARLWGIRKNKPSMNYDKLSRALRYYYVKNIIKKVNGKKFVYKFVSYPEILNMDPLVVGRIEGDPEMTGFAEVSSAPKDVENCGKEKSQSCAKSSSRNDYIHSGLYSSFTLNSLNSSSVKLFRSIKIENPAEKLTEKKPAQDPTPSVIKFVTMPSKKPSSVPLVATTSTVSATSTASAPSAASSLSMGSEETLQTLETLVLPKLTVPEAPAPLPNLTTSFTPTPPVSSVSPTLQVPSTPPSPPLSSNPDLDIDTDIESVASQQLEQAQSLQHQSPEPKEQDSSVLEKEFANHLSRSKKPKGLELAPTLVITGSDPSPLGILSPSLPTASLTPALFSQTPILLTPSPLLSSIHFWSTLSPVAPLSPARLQGANTLFQFPSVLNSHGPFTLSGLDGPSTPGPFSPDLQKT from the exons ATGGACAGTGCTATCACCCTGTGGCAGTTCCTCCTCCAACTCCTGCAAGAGCCTCAGAACAAGAATATCATCTCTTGGACCTCCAACGACGGGGAGTTCaaactgctgcaggcagaggaggtgGCCAGACTCTGGGGAATCCGCAAGAACAAGCCCAGTATGAACTATGATAAACTCAGCCGTGCTCTCAGATACTATTATGTGAAG AATATCATTAAAAAAGTGAATGGTAAGAAGTTTGTATACAAGTTTGTTTCTTATCCGGAGATTTTAAATATGGATCCACTTGTCGTGGGCCGTATAGAAGGAGACCCTGAAATGACTGGTTTTGCGGAAGTTAGCAGTGCTCCAAAGGATGTGGAAAACTGTGGGAAGGAGAAGTCGCAGTCGTGTGCTAAGTCCTCCAGCCGCAATGACTATATCCACTCAGGCTTGTACTCCTCTTTTACGCTGAACTCCCTGAACTCTTCCAGTGTAAAACTCTTCAGGTCCATCAAGATTGAGAATCCAGCCGAGAAACTGACAGAGAAGAAACCCGCTCAGGATCCAACACCATCTGTCATCAAGTTTGTAACCATGCCCTCCAAAAAGCCGTCGTCTGTCCCCCTGGTCGCTACCACTTCAACGGTCTCTGCCACTTCCACCGCTTCTGCCCCTTCAGCTGCATCCTCTCTCTCCATGGGATCAGAAGAAACTCTCCAGACCTTGGAGACTCTCGTTCTACCCAAGTTAACTGTCCCTGAAGCTCCAGCACCTTTGCCAAACTTAACCACCAGCTTCACCCCGACTCCGCCTGTATCCTCGGTTTCTCCCACTCTGCAAGTTCCTTCCACGCCCCCGTCGCCGCCCCTGAGTTCTAATCCTGACCTGGACATTGACACGGACATAGAGTCGGTGGCTtcgcagcagctggagcaggctcaGAGCCTTCAGCATCAATCCCCAGAGCCCAAAGAGCAGGATTCATCTGTGCTGGAGAAGGAATTTGCCAATCATCTCTCCAGATCTAAAAAACCcaaagggctggagctggctcctACTCTCGTCATTACAGGCAGTGATCCAAGTCCGTTGGGAATACTGAGCCCTTCTCTCCCCACTGCTTCTCTTACTCCAGCACTTTTCTCTCAG ACTCCCATCTTGCTGACCCCAAGTCCCTTGCTCTCCAGTATTCATTTCTGGAGTACCCTAAGCCCGGTTGCTCCTCTCAGTCCTGCAAGGTTGCAAGGTGCTAACACACTCTTTCAG TTTCCATCAGTGCTGAACAGTCATGGCCCATTTACGCTGTCTGGACTGGATGGACCCTCTACCCCTGGCCCATTTTCCCCTGATCTGCAGAAGACATAG